Proteins from a single region of Streptomyces glaucescens:
- a CDS encoding nucleoside/nucleotide kinase family protein, translated as MPLTFDDLLIRARALAAEGRRALLGVAGAPGAGKTTLAERLVRELNGTGDPWVAHVPMDGFHLADAELERLGRRDRKGAPDTFDAAGYAALLRRLREEADGEDTVYAPGFERVLEQPLAGAVPVEPTARLVVTEGNYLLLDTGAWARVRPQLDEVWFCELDEAERVRRLVARHEAFGKAHAEAVAWVRRTDQRNAELVAATRGRADLVVAVADLAG; from the coding sequence GTGCCGCTGACCTTCGACGACCTCCTCATCCGTGCCCGCGCCCTCGCCGCGGAGGGGCGGCGGGCCCTGCTCGGCGTCGCCGGGGCGCCCGGCGCGGGCAAGACGACGCTGGCCGAGCGCCTGGTGCGCGAGCTGAACGGCACCGGGGACCCGTGGGTCGCCCATGTGCCCATGGACGGCTTCCACCTCGCCGACGCGGAGCTGGAACGCCTCGGGCGCCGCGACCGCAAGGGCGCCCCGGACACCTTCGACGCGGCCGGGTACGCGGCCCTGCTGCGCCGGCTGCGCGAGGAGGCCGACGGCGAGGACACCGTGTACGCACCGGGGTTCGAGCGCGTCCTCGAACAGCCGCTCGCCGGTGCGGTGCCGGTGGAGCCGACGGCCCGCCTGGTCGTGACGGAGGGGAACTACCTGCTGCTGGACACGGGCGCGTGGGCGCGGGTGCGGCCCCAGCTCGACGAGGTCTGGTTCTGCGAACTCGACGAGGCCGAGCGGGTGCGCCGGCTCGTCGCCCGGCACGAGGCGTTCGGCAAGGCGCACGCGGAGGCGGTGGCCTGGGTGCGGCGCACCGACCAGCGCAACGCCGAACTGGTCGCCGCGACCCGGGGCCGCGCGGACCTGGTGGTGGCGGTCGCGGACCTCGCCGGATAG
- a CDS encoding beta-phosphoglucomutase family hydrolase: MTRLGLPAAVQACLFDLDGVVTRTAVVHAAAWKDTFDAFLRQREGEGYRPFDAVTDYDEYVDGRPRADGVRTFLASRGVRLPEGGPGDPPDAGTVHGLGNRKNELLLERIRTDGVEAYDSTLRYLRTVRAHGLRTAIVSSSANCRDVLRAIDAEDLFDVRIDGVVAAERGLPGKPRPDTFLAAARDLGVEAKQAAVFEDALAGMDAGRAGGFGYVVGVDRTGQTEALYAHGADVVVRDLAELGDTE, from the coding sequence CTGACGCGACTCGGGCTCCCCGCGGCCGTCCAGGCATGCCTCTTCGACCTCGACGGCGTCGTCACGCGGACGGCCGTGGTGCACGCGGCCGCCTGGAAGGACACCTTCGACGCGTTCCTGCGACAACGCGAGGGCGAGGGGTACCGGCCGTTCGACGCCGTCACCGACTACGACGAGTACGTGGACGGACGCCCCCGCGCCGACGGCGTGCGCACCTTCCTCGCCTCCCGGGGCGTCCGGCTGCCCGAGGGCGGTCCCGGCGACCCGCCGGACGCCGGGACGGTGCACGGCCTCGGGAACCGCAAGAACGAGCTGCTGCTCGAGCGGATCCGCACCGACGGGGTCGAGGCGTACGACAGCACCCTGCGGTACCTGCGGACCGTCCGCGCGCACGGCCTGCGCACCGCGATCGTCTCCTCCAGCGCCAACTGCCGGGACGTCCTGCGCGCGATCGACGCCGAAGACCTGTTCGACGTGCGCATCGACGGGGTGGTGGCCGCGGAGCGCGGGCTGCCCGGCAAACCGCGTCCCGACACCTTCCTGGCCGCCGCCCGGGACCTCGGCGTGGAGGCGAAGCAGGCGGCCGTGTTCGAGGACGCGCTGGCCGGCATGGACGCGGGCCGCGCCGGCGGTTTCGGCTACGTCGTCGGCGTCGACCGCACCGGCCAGACCGAGGCGCTGTACGCGCACGGCGCGGACGTCGTGGTGCGGGACCTCGCGGAACTGGGGGACACCGAGTGA
- a CDS encoding glycoside hydrolase family 65 protein, whose product MIAQRAYAVEPWTVRETDLNLDVLAQSESVFALSNGHVGWRGNLDEGEPHGLPGSYLNGVYELHPLPYAEAGYGYPESGQTVINVTNGKVLRLLVDDEPFDLRYGRLVAHERTLDLRRGVLERVCEWTSPAGSTVRVRSTRLVSLTQRAIAAVAYEVEPVDSRTRVVIQSELVANESLPEPDGDPRAARALKSPLEPEEDFASGLRLRLVHRTRRSGLRVAVAADHTVSGPERTTTSAESNVDVARLTVTSVLEPGQRLRVEKLVAHGWSGARSRPAMSDQVEAALAAADHSGWAGLLRDQEAYLDDFWARADVEVDGDEEIQQAVRFALFHVLQAGARAERRAIPAKGLTGSGYDGHAFWDTEMFVLPLLTYTEPRAVAEALRWRQNTLPAARERANQLGLSGAAFPWRTIEGSEGSAYWPAGTAAFHVNADIADAVTRYTAVTGDLDFERETGVELLVETARLWRSLGHHDHRGDFHIDGVTGPDEYSAVADDNTYTNLMARQNLLDAAEAVRRHPEEAERLGVDEEESAAWRAAAEAMYVPYNAELGVHEQHAGFTRYQRWDFAATRPDQYPLLLNFPYFDLYRKQVVKQADLVLAMYTCGSRFDEEHIARNFAYYEPLTVRDSSLSACCQAVIAAQTGHLRLAYDYTAEAALMDLADLEHNTRDGLHIASLAGTWMALVAGFGGMRRDGDTLRFAPRLPEQFDRLAFSLQILGRRLRVEITPEKATYTLLSGPSLTIGHHGEALTVGTEGPAVGMVPATPDRPAPQQPPHRRPNAR is encoded by the coding sequence GTGATCGCGCAGCGGGCCTACGCCGTCGAACCGTGGACCGTCCGCGAGACGGACCTCAACCTGGACGTCCTCGCCCAGAGCGAGTCGGTGTTCGCCCTGTCCAACGGGCACGTCGGCTGGCGCGGCAACCTCGACGAGGGCGAACCGCACGGACTGCCCGGCTCCTACCTCAACGGGGTGTACGAACTGCACCCGCTGCCCTACGCCGAAGCGGGCTACGGCTACCCGGAGTCCGGCCAGACCGTCATCAACGTCACCAACGGCAAGGTGCTGCGGCTGCTGGTCGACGACGAGCCGTTCGACCTGCGCTACGGGCGGCTCGTCGCCCACGAGCGCACCCTCGACCTGCGCCGGGGCGTCCTGGAACGGGTCTGCGAGTGGACCTCCCCGGCCGGCTCCACGGTCCGGGTGCGTTCCACCCGTCTGGTCTCGCTCACCCAGCGGGCGATCGCCGCCGTGGCGTACGAGGTCGAGCCGGTCGACAGCCGCACCCGGGTGGTCATCCAGTCGGAGCTGGTCGCCAACGAGAGCCTGCCCGAACCCGACGGCGACCCGCGCGCCGCTCGGGCGCTGAAGTCACCGCTGGAGCCGGAGGAGGACTTCGCCTCCGGGCTGCGGCTGCGGCTGGTGCACCGCACCCGGCGCAGCGGGCTGCGCGTGGCGGTCGCCGCCGACCACACCGTCAGCGGGCCCGAGCGCACCACCACGTCCGCCGAGAGCAACGTCGACGTGGCCCGGCTGACCGTCACCTCCGTACTCGAGCCCGGGCAGCGGCTGCGGGTGGAGAAGCTGGTCGCGCACGGCTGGTCCGGCGCCCGCTCCCGCCCCGCGATGAGCGACCAGGTCGAGGCGGCGCTGGCGGCGGCCGACCACAGCGGCTGGGCCGGTCTGCTCAGGGACCAGGAGGCGTACCTCGACGACTTCTGGGCGCGCGCCGACGTCGAGGTCGACGGCGACGAGGAGATCCAGCAGGCGGTCCGCTTCGCCCTCTTCCACGTCCTCCAGGCGGGCGCCCGCGCCGAACGGCGCGCGATCCCCGCGAAGGGCCTGACCGGCTCCGGGTACGACGGCCACGCGTTCTGGGACACCGAGATGTTCGTGCTGCCGCTGCTCACCTACACCGAGCCGCGCGCCGTCGCGGAGGCGCTGCGCTGGCGGCAGAACACCCTGCCCGCCGCCCGGGAGCGCGCGAACCAGCTCGGCCTGTCCGGCGCCGCCTTCCCCTGGCGGACCATCGAGGGCTCGGAAGGCTCGGCGTACTGGCCGGCGGGTACCGCGGCCTTCCACGTCAACGCCGACATAGCCGATGCCGTGACCCGCTACACGGCGGTCACCGGAGACCTCGACTTCGAGCGGGAGACCGGTGTCGAACTGCTGGTGGAGACCGCCCGCCTGTGGCGTTCCCTCGGCCACCACGACCACCGGGGCGACTTCCACATCGACGGCGTGACCGGACCCGACGAGTACAGCGCGGTCGCCGACGACAACACGTACACCAACCTGATGGCCCGGCAGAACCTGCTCGACGCGGCCGAGGCCGTGCGCCGCCACCCCGAGGAGGCCGAGCGGCTCGGTGTCGACGAGGAGGAGAGCGCCGCCTGGCGGGCCGCCGCCGAGGCCATGTACGTGCCCTACAACGCCGAACTCGGCGTGCACGAGCAGCACGCCGGCTTCACCCGCTACCAGCGCTGGGACTTCGCCGCCACCCGGCCCGACCAGTACCCGCTGCTGCTGAACTTCCCCTACTTCGACCTCTACCGCAAACAGGTCGTGAAACAGGCGGACCTGGTGCTGGCCATGTACACCTGCGGCAGCCGGTTCGACGAGGAGCACATCGCCCGCAACTTCGCCTACTACGAGCCGCTGACCGTACGGGACTCCTCGCTCTCGGCGTGCTGCCAGGCCGTCATCGCGGCCCAGACGGGCCATCTGCGGCTCGCCTACGACTACACGGCCGAGGCCGCCCTGATGGACCTGGCCGACCTGGAGCACAACACCCGCGACGGACTGCACATCGCCTCCCTGGCGGGCACCTGGATGGCCCTGGTCGCCGGTTTCGGCGGGATGCGGCGCGACGGGGACACGCTCCGCTTCGCGCCGCGGCTGCCCGAGCAGTTCGACCGGCTCGCCTTCAGCCTGCAGATCCTGGGCCGCCGCCTGCGGGTGGAGATCACCCCGGAGAAGGCCACCTACACGCTGCTGTCCGGGCCGTCCCTGACCATCGGCCACCACGGCGAGGCGCTGACGGTCGGCACCGAGGGCCCGGCCGTCGGCATGGTCCCGGCGACCCCCGACCGCCCGGCCCCCCAGCAGCCCCCGCACCGCCGCCCCAACGCCCGCTGA